Proteins encoded by one window of Rouxiella chamberiensis:
- the ycjG gene encoding L-Ala-D/L-Glu epimerase: MRSVRFYPEAWPLHTAFVIARGSRTEARVIVVEIEEDGVVGIGECTPYPRYGESEISVMAELEAISGRIQQGVDRQTLQTLLPAGAARNAIDSALWSLEQQQRGQTLWQLNQMTPLACISMAQTLSIDTPEAMAQAALAHQQNGVTLLKVKLDDHFITERMVAIRSVAPNVSLIVDANESWQSEGLASRCQLLADLGVLMLEQPLAAGHDEALANFIHPLPICADESCHTVDDLAQLVGRYDMVNIKLDKTGGLTGALALASAAKAQGLEVMLGCMLCTSRAVRAALPLTVGAKFIDLDGPTWLSKDVVPGLAFHAGVIDLQATGD; the protein is encoded by the coding sequence ATGAGAAGCGTACGCTTTTATCCTGAAGCCTGGCCGCTACATACGGCTTTTGTTATTGCTCGCGGCAGTCGTACCGAAGCGCGCGTTATCGTGGTAGAAATCGAAGAAGACGGCGTGGTGGGCATCGGCGAATGCACGCCGTACCCGCGCTATGGAGAAAGTGAAATTTCGGTGATGGCAGAACTTGAGGCCATAAGTGGGCGGATCCAGCAGGGCGTTGACCGCCAGACCCTGCAAACGCTGCTGCCTGCGGGCGCCGCGCGCAATGCCATCGATTCGGCGCTATGGAGTCTTGAGCAGCAGCAGCGCGGGCAAACCCTGTGGCAGCTTAACCAGATGACGCCGCTGGCGTGTATCAGCATGGCGCAAACCCTGAGTATCGATACCCCCGAGGCTATGGCGCAGGCCGCACTTGCCCATCAGCAAAATGGCGTGACCCTGCTCAAGGTCAAACTCGACGATCATTTCATCACGGAAAGAATGGTCGCCATTCGCAGCGTTGCGCCCAATGTCTCGCTGATTGTCGATGCCAACGAATCCTGGCAAAGCGAAGGGCTGGCGTCACGCTGTCAGTTGCTTGCGGATCTTGGCGTGCTGATGCTCGAGCAACCGCTCGCCGCCGGACACGACGAGGCGCTGGCCAACTTTATTCATCCGCTCCCCATCTGTGCCGACGAAAGCTGTCATACGGTTGATGATTTGGCGCAGCTGGTCGGGCGCTACGACATGGTCAATATCAAGCTGGATAAAACCGGAGGATTGACCGGGGCGCTGGCGCTGGCGTCGGCGGCGAAGGCGCAGGGTCTGGAGGTGATGCTGGGCTGCATGTTGTGCACCTCGCGTGCGGTGCGGGCCGCACTGCCGTTAACCGTAGGCGCGAAGTTTATCGATCTCGACGGGCCGACCTGGTTGTCGAAAGACGTGGTGCCCGGACTAGCGTTTCATGCGGGGGTCATTGATCTTCAGGCAACGGGCGATTAA
- a CDS encoding iron-containing alcohol dehydrogenase, with translation MFNFDFYNPTRVLFGANRIGDIGKHIPANARVLITYGGGSAKKYGTLDEVQAALGDRVTFEFGGIEVNPHFDTLMKAVEVVKENKIDFLLAVGGGSVVDGTKFIAAAACYEGDIWPLWSKRQPLARALPLGCVMTLPATGSETNHVAVVTHTGLGQKTGYSDPLLFPKFSVLDPTKTYTLPVTQVANGVVDAFIHVIEQYLTYPVYGKVQDRFAEGIMLTLLEEGPKALHDPENYDVRSAITWSATLALNGLIAVGVPQDWATHRIGHQLTALYGIDHAQTLAILLPSLLQVQRDGKRQKLLQYAERVWNIQTGDEDSRIDAAIAKTREFFELMGLKTQLGALGHPKTAIDDILENLQRFDMLPMGEREDIDFDRAKTILTLSY, from the coding sequence ATGTTCAATTTTGATTTCTATAATCCCACTCGCGTTTTGTTTGGGGCCAATCGTATTGGCGACATCGGCAAGCATATTCCCGCCAATGCCCGGGTATTAATCACCTACGGCGGCGGAAGCGCCAAAAAGTACGGCACGCTGGATGAAGTGCAGGCCGCATTGGGTGACCGCGTCACGTTTGAATTTGGCGGTATCGAAGTGAACCCGCATTTCGATACACTGATGAAGGCCGTCGAGGTAGTAAAAGAGAACAAGATAGATTTTCTGCTGGCGGTCGGCGGCGGATCGGTTGTGGATGGCACCAAGTTTATCGCGGCGGCGGCCTGTTATGAGGGCGATATCTGGCCACTCTGGTCGAAACGTCAGCCTCTCGCCAGGGCGCTCCCGCTGGGCTGTGTCATGACCCTGCCCGCAACCGGCTCCGAAACCAACCATGTGGCCGTAGTGACCCACACCGGGCTAGGTCAGAAAACCGGTTACAGCGACCCGCTGCTGTTCCCGAAATTTTCCGTGCTGGATCCGACCAAAACCTACACGCTGCCTGTCACGCAGGTCGCCAATGGCGTCGTCGATGCCTTTATCCACGTTATCGAGCAGTATCTGACCTATCCGGTATACGGCAAAGTGCAGGACCGTTTCGCCGAAGGCATTATGCTGACTCTACTCGAAGAAGGGCCGAAGGCGCTGCACGATCCTGAAAACTATGACGTGCGCTCGGCCATTACCTGGTCCGCCACGCTTGCGCTCAACGGTCTGATTGCCGTCGGTGTGCCGCAGGACTGGGCCACGCACCGTATCGGCCACCAGCTCACCGCGCTTTACGGCATCGATCACGCCCAGACGCTGGCAATTTTGCTCCCCAGCCTGTTGCAGGTTCAGCGCGACGGGAAAAGGCAAAAACTGCTGCAATATGCAGAGCGGGTGTGGAATATCCAGACGGGCGACGAGGACAGCCGCATCGATGCCGCGATTGCCAAAACGCGCGAATTTTTTGAATTGATGGGCCTGAAAACGCAGCTTGGTGCGCTGGGTCACCCTAAAACCGCAATCGACGATATTCTGGAGAATCTCCAGCGCTTCGATATGCTGCCGATGGGTGAGCGGGAAGATATTGATTTCGACCGCGCCAAAACCATTTTGACACTGAGCTATTGA
- the csgC gene encoding curli assembly chaperone CsgC, producing the protein MVSMLIAAVLSQPLWFVHQQQGQRYTVTPMAHLTTECACRVLVRFKKQTQAGSSTSQQQGNIVIAANNDVALSNMQFRLEQGDTAEITVSITDGRQVAFEQRLRLPQ; encoded by the coding sequence ATGGTTTCAATGTTGATAGCCGCCGTATTGAGCCAGCCTTTGTGGTTTGTTCATCAACAGCAGGGGCAGCGGTACACAGTGACACCTATGGCGCATCTCACCACAGAGTGCGCCTGCCGGGTGCTTGTTCGTTTTAAAAAACAGACGCAGGCGGGCAGCAGTACCAGCCAGCAGCAGGGCAATATCGTGATAGCCGCCAACAATGATGTGGCCCTGTCGAACATGCAGTTTAGGCTCGAACAGGGCGATACCGCAGAAATTACCGTGTCCATTACAGACGGCAGACAGGTGGCCTTTGAACAACGCCTCCGCCTGCCGCAGTAA
- a CDS encoding VCBS domain-containing protein, with product MVQRWRQNSADRAAVLRHRYSRRPPGAPNCRFIRKARTTWLTQRRLRRRNSLTDINQYGNHNTASTAQQGDRSILTVDQHGNYNYADALQTGDKSKLLISQSGSGNFVTSTQSANSSLVNVEQVGNGNRAYALQR from the coding sequence GTGGTACAACGATGGCGGCAGAATTCGGCGGACCGGGCGGCGGTTCTTCGGCACCGGTATTCCAGGCGACCTCCTGGGGCTCCGAATTGCAGATTTATCAGGAAGGCTCGCACAACGTGGCTAACGCAGCGCAGACTCAGGCGCAGAAACTCGCTGACCGATATCAATCAGTACGGCAATCACAATACCGCCTCCACGGCACAGCAGGGCGACAGAAGCATTCTGACCGTCGACCAGCACGGTAACTATAACTACGCCGATGCCCTGCAAACCGGCGACAAGAGCAAACTGCTGATTAGCCAGAGTGGTTCCGGTAACTTTGTGACCTCGACACAAAGCGCCAACAGCAGTCTGGTCAATGTCGAGCAGGTTGGTAATGGCAACAGAGCCTATGCATTGCAACGCTAA
- the csgD gene encoding biofilm master transcriptional regulator CsgD: MTPETTPSNKVLLLVTKPSLQSSALLIQLSYKLGINTKLHHINKPLDVPITDEILVIFDIAQADKKMAIHWQTALSQYHAQVKTLLLNAPEDYPFYEIERWPTISAVFYPSTGETQLTDGISSVLRDECYFSPRFTRYLVNQSGQHRYINYEQTGITQRESEILNKLRMGASNHEIAQLLFISENTVKTHLYNLFKKIAVKNRTQAVTWANENLRR, encoded by the coding sequence ATGACTCCAGAAACGACACCGTCGAATAAAGTATTGCTGCTGGTCACCAAACCTTCTCTTCAGTCTTCGGCCTTGTTGATCCAGTTAAGCTATAAACTCGGCATTAATACGAAGTTACACCATATCAATAAACCTCTGGATGTTCCGATAACGGATGAAATACTGGTTATTTTTGATATTGCGCAGGCAGACAAAAAAATGGCGATTCACTGGCAAACGGCGCTTTCGCAATATCACGCGCAGGTGAAAACATTGCTTTTGAATGCGCCGGAGGATTACCCCTTTTATGAAATCGAACGCTGGCCCACCATCAGCGCCGTATTTTATCCCTCGACGGGCGAAACGCAGCTGACGGATGGCATTAGCAGTGTATTGCGTGACGAATGCTACTTTTCGCCCCGTTTTACCCGCTATCTGGTCAATCAATCGGGGCAGCACCGCTATATCAATTATGAACAGACCGGTATTACCCAACGTGAAAGCGAGATCCTGAATAAACTGCGCATGGGGGCGTCGAACCATGAAATCGCCCAACTGCTGTTTATCAGTGAAAACACGGTAAAAACCCACCTCTATAACCTGTTTAAAAAAATAGCCGTTAAAAACCGTACGCAGGCCGTGACCTGGGCCAATGAAAATCTCAGGCGGTAG
- a CDS encoding CsgE family curli-type amyloid fiber assembly protein, whose product MKSSVIMLLLWGLLSGMGAQAANIKDIRDPGLITDHTVSAVGHDFYRLFTDRWEKIFRKP is encoded by the coding sequence ATGAAAAGCAGCGTAATCATGTTGTTGCTGTGGGGACTATTAAGCGGCATGGGCGCACAGGCGGCGAATATCAAGGACATTCGCGACCCCGGACTCATCACCGACCATACCGTAAGCGCGGTGGGTCATGATTTCTATCGACTTTTTACCGACCGCTGGGAAAAAATCTTCCGGAAACCATGA
- the csgF gene encoding curli production assembly/transport protein CsgF: protein MKIFLIALSALLFSPLSWGGNMVFQFVNPNFGGNPNNGSFLLNEANAQNSYKDPDAYDFDTSTPSALDNFSTALQSQLLSGLMGNISQGKPGRLVTQDFIVDVQNTDGQLVMNVTDRSTGKTSTIQVQGLTATN from the coding sequence ATGAAAATATTCCTGATAGCACTATCGGCTCTACTCTTTTCTCCGCTGTCGTGGGGAGGAAATATGGTCTTTCAGTTCGTAAACCCCAATTTCGGCGGTAATCCTAATAACGGTTCTTTTCTGCTTAATGAGGCCAATGCCCAGAACTCTTATAAAGATCCTGACGCCTACGATTTTGATACTTCAACGCCCAGTGCATTGGATAATTTCAGTACCGCACTGCAATCTCAATTACTGAGCGGGTTGATGGGCAATATCAGTCAGGGCAAACCGGGCCGTCTGGTCACTCAGGACTTTATTGTCGATGTGCAAAATACCGACGGCCAACTGGTCATGAACGTGACCGACCGCTCCACCGGCAAAACCTCCACCATTCAGGTTCAAGGTCTTACGGCGACCAATTGA
- the csgG gene encoding curli production assembly/transport protein CsgG, whose amino-acid sequence MRNAYLLIAALLLGGCVTSAPREAAKPTLLPRAQSYKDLTHLPPAKGRIFVSVYNIQDETGQFKPYPASNFSTAVPQSATAMLVTALKDSKWFIPLERQGLQNLLNERKIIRAAQENGSVAINNARPLSSLIAANILIEGSIIGYESNVKSGGAGARYFGIGASTQYQLDQIAVNLRAVDINTGEVLSSVNTSKTILSYEFQAGVFRFVDYQRLLEGEVGFTTNEPVMLCLMSAIETGVIYMINDGIDRNLWQLQNSADSRSPILDKYKQMQVPMS is encoded by the coding sequence ATGCGTAATGCTTACCTCTTGATTGCCGCTTTACTGCTTGGCGGTTGTGTGACCTCTGCGCCCAGGGAAGCGGCAAAGCCGACTCTGTTACCGCGTGCGCAGAGTTATAAAGACCTGACTCATCTGCCACCGGCAAAAGGCCGCATTTTTGTGTCGGTTTATAATATTCAGGATGAAACCGGCCAGTTCAAACCTTATCCCGCCAGCAACTTTTCAACCGCCGTTCCGCAGAGCGCCACGGCCATGCTGGTGACGGCACTTAAAGATTCGAAATGGTTTATTCCGCTGGAACGTCAGGGACTGCAAAACCTGCTGAACGAGAGAAAGATTATTCGTGCCGCCCAGGAAAATGGCAGCGTGGCTATCAATAATGCCCGTCCGCTGTCGTCATTGATTGCCGCCAATATTCTGATTGAAGGTTCGATTATTGGTTACGAGAGCAATGTGAAATCGGGCGGTGCCGGTGCGCGTTATTTCGGCATCGGTGCCAGCACGCAATATCAACTGGATCAGATAGCCGTAAACCTGCGTGCGGTGGATATTAATACTGGTGAAGTGCTCTCTTCCGTCAACACCAGCAAAACCATTCTTTCCTACGAGTTTCAGGCCGGGGTCTTCCGCTTTGTCGATTATCAGCGACTGCTGGAGGGCGAAGTCGGTTTCACAACCAATGAACCTGTCATGCTGTGTCTCATGTCGGCGATTGAAACGGGCGTCATTTACATGATTAATGACGGTATCGATCGCAATCTGTGGCAATTGCAAAACAGCGCCGACAGCCGCTCGCCTATTCTCGATAAATACAAACAGATGCAGGTGCCGATGTCCTGA